In one window of Helianthus annuus cultivar XRQ/B chromosome 17, HanXRQr2.0-SUNRISE, whole genome shotgun sequence DNA:
- the LOC110921448 gene encoding cytochrome P450 85A1 codes for MAVLAVIIGVVLGLCLLSTALLRWNEMKYRKKGLPPGTMGWPLFGETTDFLKQGPSFMKNQRARYGSVFKSHILGCPTIVSMDPELNRYILMNEGKGILPGYPQSMLEILGKSNIAAVHGPAHKTMRGALLSLVSPTIIRQQILPKIDHFMRSHLSNWTNQIIDIQEKTKEMALLSSLKQICGVESSSLSDQFMPEFFKLVLGTLSLPINLPNTNYHRGLQARKNVVRMLGELIDERRKSKESHDQDMLSSLMSGVENRYKLSDEEIIDQIITILYSGYETVSTTSMMAVKYLHDHPRVLEELRKEHLGIRERKMAEDPLDWDDYKSMKFTRAVIFETSRLATIVNGVLRKTTKEMELNGFVIPEGWRIYVYTREINYDPCLYPDPYTFNPWRWLDRSLETQNYFFIFGGGTRQCPGKELGIAEISTFLHYFVTKYRWEEVGGDKLMKFPRVEAPNGLHIRVSDLCA; via the exons ATGGCTGTCTTGGCAGTGATTATTGGTGTTGTTTTGGGACTTTGCCTGTTGAGCACTGCCCTTTTGAGATGGAATGAGATGAAGTACAGGAAGAAAGGTCTACCCCCTGGTACCATGGGTTGGCCACTTTTTGGTGAGACCACTGACTTCCTCAAACAAGGCCCCAGCTTCATGAAAAACCAGAGAGCAAG GTATGGAAGTGTGTTCAAGTCACACATCTTGGGGTGCCCAACAATTGTGTCAATGGACCCAGAGCTCAACAGATACATACTCATGAATGAAGGCAAAGGCATCCTTCCTGGCTACCCACAATCCATGCTTGAAATATTGGGCAAATCAAACATTGCAGCTGTTCATGGTCCTGCTCACAAGACCATGAGAGGTGCATTGCTTTCACTTGTTAGCCCCACAATCATCAGACAACAAATCCTCCCCAAAATTGATCATTTCATGAGATCCCATCTCTCCAACTGGACTAATCAAATCATTGACATCCAAGAGAAAACCAAAGAG ATGGCACTTCTATCATCACTAAAACAAATATGTGGAGTAGAATCTAGCTCATTATCTGACCAATTTATGCCTGAGTTCTTCAAACTGGTGTTGGGGACACTTTCACTTCCAATTAATCTTCCAAACACCAACTATCACAGAGGATTACAGGCCAGGAAGAATGTTGTGAGGATGTTGGGTGAGTTGATTGATGAAAGAAGAAAGTCTAAAGAATCTCATGATCAAGATATGTTGAGTTCATTGATGAGTGGTGTGGAGAATAGATATAAGTTGAGTGATGAAGAAATAATTGATCAAATAATTACCATTTTGTATTCTGGGTATGAAACAGTTTCCACTACTTCAATGATGGCAGTTAAATATTTACATGATCATCCAAGGGTTCTTGAAGAACTTAGA AAAGAACATTTAGGAATCAGAGAGAGAAAAATGGCAGAGGACCCACTTGACTGGGATGACTACAAGTCCATGAAGTTCACTCGTGCG GTGATCTTTGAGACCTCCAGATTGGCAACCATTGTTAATGGTGTTTTGAGGAAAACTACCAAAGAAATGGAACTCAATG GATTTGTGATTCCAGAAGGATGGAGGATATACGTATATACAAGAGAGATAAACTATGACCCGTGTTTGTACCCGGATCCATATACCTTCAACCCGTGGAGATGGCTG GATCGAAGCTTGGAGACACAAAATTATTTTTTCATCTTTGGAGGTGGGACGAGACAATGTCCCGGAAAAGAACTCGGCATTGCCGAAATATCGACTTTCCTTCATTACTTTGTAACTAAATACAG GTGGGAAGAAGTGGGAGGAGATAAGCTTATGAAATTTCCAAGAGTTGAAGCCCCAAATGGACTACATATTAGGGTTTCAGATTTATGtgcataa